In Trichoderma asperellum chromosome 1, complete sequence, a single window of DNA contains:
- a CDS encoding uncharacterized protein (TransMembrane:10 (i106-127o139-160i167-188o200-219i231-251o336-358i365-385o397-415i427-446o458-479i)~EggNog:ENOG41~antiSMASH:Cluster_1.4~SMCOG1106:major facilitator transporter), with translation MTTGGISATRISIDSGNMEKDDQVHVPTDHVEDVTPGETLDIKLAREPGEAFFTDEEAACVKRKIDFIILPLLCGCYIFSFLDKTLINYSSIFGLKQSLNLHGSQFSWLGSIFYIGYMIGSITWAKIVHKWPQHTGKLIAAAVLAWSSIILLTPLCFNFAGIMTARFFLGLVESIIGPVFVIVTSNWWTRPEQAFRTAFWLGGTPIGNFFGGILSYGLGSIHNSSIATWKIFFLFFGSFSFVFALILAYLMPDNYSNARWLTPREREVARDRVRDNQTVSTDNHWKWSQFWEALRDPQTIFFFVTAVGNTMPSTFASQFSSQIVQGFGFSALQTTVISACPAAVIQLGTFLIFSYIASHHNNIRLLLSIIVSIPPLIGASLLHVLSDSNRAGRLAGYYLTFTHTMSFTLSTGLMASNYAGNTKKSTASGIIFAGWAAGLIAGPQFFLDKQAPVYDLAFRMLMGCYALMIIVPILQYLWYRHENKRRDEKLAREGGGTDEILSTEFSDKTDFERWQTFRYTL, from the exons ATGACTACTGGAGGCATCTCTGCCACAAGGATTTCGATTGACTCTGGAAACATGGAAAAAGACGACCAAGTTCATGTGCCCACCGATCATGTTGAAGATGTTACCCCAGGCGAAACTTTGGATATAAAACTCGCGAGAGAGCCCGGGGAAGCCTTCTTTACCGATGAAGAAGCAGCCTGTGTCAAAAGAAAGATAGATTTCATCATTTTGCCCCTTCTGTGCGGCTGTTACATTTTTTCC TTCTTGGACAAGACTCTCATCAACTATAGTTCAATCTTTGGTCTGAAACAGTCACTGAATCTCCATGGCTCACAATTTAGCTGGCTGGGAAG CATCTTCTATATTGGTTATATGATCGGGTCGATTACATGGGCCAAAATCGTTCACAAATGGCCACAACATACAGGAAAGCTTATTGCCGCGGCTGTGCTGGCGTGGTCCAGCATAATATTGCTTACAC CTTTATGCTTCAACTTTGCGGGGATCATGACCGCACGATTTTTCCTTGGACTAGTGGAAAGCATCATAGGACCAGTCTTTGTCATTGTCACAAGTAACTGGTGGACTCGACCGGAACAAGCATTCAGGACCGCCTTTTGGCTCGGTGGGACACCA ATTGGGAATTTCTTTGGTGGAATCCTCTCATATGGCCTTGGGTCaa TACACAATTCATCAATAGCTACATGGAagatcttcttccttttcttcggCTCCTTCAGCTTTGTCTTTGCACTTATTCTTGCCTATCTTATGCCCGACAATTATTCCAACGCTAGGTGGCTCACTCCACGCGAGAGAGAAGTCGCAAGAGACAGAGTGAGGGATAATCAGACTGTTTCCACGGATAATCACTGGAAATGGTCTCAATTTTGGGAAGCATTGAGAGATCCCCaaaccatcttcttctttgtgaCAGCTGT TGGTAACACCATGCCCTCAACATTTGCGAGTCAA TTTTCGAGCCAGATTGTACAAGGTTTTGGTTTCTCAGCCTTGCAAACAACGGTTATTTCTGCGTGTCCGGCCGCCGTCATCCAGCTTGGTACTTTCctcattttttcttatattgcTTCTCATCACAACAATATcaggcttcttctctcgaTTATAGTATCTATACCGCCCTTGATAGGTGCATCCTTACTGCATGTACTCTCCGATAGCAACCGAGCCGGCCGTCTCGCAGGTTACTATCTTACCTTCAC GCACACCATGTCATTTACCCTTAGTACCGGATTAATGGCTTCTAATTATGCAGGAAACACGAAAAAGTCGACTGCGTCTGGTATCATCTTCGCAGGCTGGGCCGCTGGACTCATTGCAGGCCCTC AATTTTTCCTCGACAAGCAGGCACCAGTCTACGACTTGGCCTTTAGAATGCTCA TGGGCTGTTATGCTTTAATGATCATTGTTCCGATTCTTCAGTACCTATGGTACAGGCATGAGAATAAGCGACGTGATGAGAAACTTGCTAGAGAGGGAGGTGGCACGGATGAGATACTAAGCACAGAATTTAGTGATAAGACTGACTTTGAGCGGTGGCAGACATTCAGGTACACTTTGTAA
- a CDS encoding uncharacterized protein (EggNog:ENOG41~antiSMASH:Cluster_1.4), with protein sequence MASLATVDEGVARVRSRAGCHTCRLRKVRCKAHAGTLEDAKEQASICSNCKRLGLKCRWQPPAPGERVSPPPKRRQMIGRRPSRRVNEENSRSSPMPTQPLKDDSTHTLDENDDIPVFKELIDRNQTPHSDQSNDVSSQPQSDPFELFSGAPYYFDADLDYQSLELDLSGEGLNLIPLPAVSPSVLQGPNNAQALSFNDGFSLEDAGNSVWQFEAPLTDGDQSILQTVKAKGPSVNEGNRQLIQHYLEVMKGYAKVDDRSKDTNNLFISAFSKSLSFPPLFYAILSFSASHLSMETPSYSEQAKVYDRLAHESFNQFAHDNTSTVDGLLSALFVRVKQVHVTAGNIDTFFELIAAAIDIVRSEEVEKALADPSSLIRRIVIRLAILDARASHYGLGGGKLVQHLRNVPAISSIFEEVGQTSIIGDVNTLFRADVFRMHVARLDLRIQDQLRSESATFPPVRIEEIKSLYKSIQQQADLWEVDAVKDRLEDGEDIVEDEQLSSATYGRFTVLSALHSALLYLYTVYPLMSFDPEVSVSKILHYHLKIRHDPSRSCSPSSILPSSLFLAGICTGDAIRRDWIIERFREGEAWGVYIQKARELLQAIVKLRKNGHHPSIRSVMDEVTGRFII encoded by the exons ATGGCCTCACTTGCTACAGTAGATGAGGGCGTGGCAAGAGTACGTTCACGTGCTG GATGCCATACCTGCCGGTTACGAAAAGTCCGATGCAAAGCTCATGCTGGGACTTTGGAAGATGCTAAAGAGCAAGCCTCTATATGCTCCAATTGCAAGAGACTAGGGCTTAAATGCCGATGGCAGCCTCCCGCTCCTGGCGAAAGAGTCTCACCTCCACCAAAGAGGAGACAAATGATCGGACGGCGCCCCTCACGTCGTGTAAACGAAGAGAATTCGCGTTCGTCGCCTATGCCTACGCAGCCTCTGAAAGATGATTCGACTCATACTCTGGATGAAAATGATGATATCCCCGTGTTCAAAGAGCTAATTGATCGTAATCAAACTCCGCACTCAGACCAAAGCAATGATGTCTCGAGCCAGCCACAGAGTGACCCGTTTGAGCTATTCTCTGGTGCTCCATACTATTTTGATGCTGATCTGGACTACCAATCTCTGGAACTAGATCTCTCCGGCGAAGGATTGAATCTCATTCCTTTACCAGCTGTGTCTCCCTCTGTGTTGCAGGGACCAAACAATGCGCAAGCGCTTTCCTTTAACGATGGATTTTCTCTCGAAGATGCTGGCAATAGCGTATGGCAATTTGAAGCACCATTAACAGACGGAGACCAATCAATACTCCAAACTGTAAAGGCAAAAGGCCCTTCAGTGAACGAAGGCAATCGACAGTTGATCCAACATTACTTAGAGGTAATGAAGGGATACGCCAAAGTGGACGATCGTTCTAAAGACACaaataatctttttatttcggCGTTTTCAAAATCTCTGTCCTTTCCTCCACTATTTTATGCCATTTTgtccttctcagcctctcACCTCTCAATGGAGACTCCTTCTTACAGCGAACAAGCAAAAGTCTATGACCGTTTAGCACACGAGTCATTTAACCAGTTTGCACACGATAACACCAGCACTGTAGACGGCTTGCTCTCAGCTCTTTTTGTGAGGGTCAAACAAGTACATGTGACAGCTGGCAACATCGACACCTTTTTCGAGTTAATTGCTGCCGCGATCGATATCGTTCGCAGTGAAGAAGTGGAAAAGGCGCTTGCAGACCCATCCAGTCTAATCAGGCGTATTGTCATCCGCCTTGCTATTTTGGATGCGCGAGCATCTCACTATGGATTGGGCGGCGGGAAGCTCGTCCAGCATCTTCGAAATGTCCCCGCTATATCGTCCATTTTTGAAGAAGTAGGGCAGACTTCAATCATTGGTGATGTGAATACCCTTTTTCGAGCCGACGTTTTCCGCATGCACGTTGCACGACTTGATCTGAGGATACAAGATCAGCTTCGAAGTGAATCCGCCACTTTTCCGCCTGTGCGCATAGAAGAGATCAAATCTCTGTACAAGTCTATTCAGCAACAGGCTGATCTTTGGGAAGTGGATGCCGTAAAGGACAGATTAGAGGACGGAGAAGATATTGTTGAGGACGAACAACTCAGTTCTGCCACATATGGTCGATTCACCGTCTTATCGGCTCTACACTCGGCTTTGTTATATCTCTACACGGTATAT CCGTTAATGTCATTTGATCCAGAAGTTTCCGTGTCAAAGATACTTCATTACCACCTGAAGATTCGCCATGACCCGTCGCGCAGCTGCTCACCTTCCTCCATACTGCCGTCTTCACTGTTTCTTGCCGGAATTTGTACTGGTGACGCAATTCGGCGAGACTGGATTATTGAACGTTTCCGAGAGGGGGAGGCCTGGGGTGTTTATATTCAGAAGGCAAGAGAATTGCTCCAAGCGATTGTGAAACTGCGTAAAAATGGACATCATCCCAGTATACGCAGTGTCATGGATGAAGTAACTGGAAGGTTTATTATTTGA
- a CDS encoding uncharacterized protein (TransMembrane:9 (o34-54i61-82o94-113i125-145o230-252i259-279o291-309i321-340o352-373i)~EggNog:ENOG41~antiSMASH:Cluster_1.4~SMCOG1106:major facilitator transporter), with protein MGQNRSQMATTYRKAYCRGCAGVVQHNIAYTYVAILRGFIAALKSNLALCFNFAGIMTARFFLGLVESIIGPVFVIVTSNWWTRPEQAFRTAFWLGGTPIGNFFGGILSYGLGSIHNSSIATWKIFFLFFGSFSFVFALILAYLMPDNYSNARWLTPREREVARDRVRDNQTVSTDNHWKWSQFWEALRDPQTIFFFVTAVGNTMPSTFASQFSSQIVQGFGFSALQTTVISACPAAVIQLGTFLIFSYIASHHNNIRLLLSIIVSIPPLIGASLLHVLSDSNRAGRLAGYYLTFTHTMSFTLSTGLMASNYAGNTKKSTASGIIFAGWAAGLIAGPQFFLDKQAPVYDLAFRMLMGCYALMIIVPILQYLWYRHENKRRDEKLAREGGGTDEILSTEFSDKTDFERWQTFRYTL; from the exons ATGGGCCAAAATCGTTCACAAATGGCCACAACATACAGGAAAGCTTATTGCCGCGGCTGTGCTGGCGTGGTCCAGCATAATATTGCTTACACGTACGTCGCGATTTTACGTGGCTTCATTGCAGCACTAAAATCCAATCTAGCTTTATGCTTCAACTTTGCGGGGATCATGACCGCACGATTTTTCCTTGGACTAGTGGAAAGCATCATAGGACCAGTCTTTGTCATTGTCACAAGTAACTGGTGGACTCGACCGGAACAAGCATTCAGGACCGCCTTTTGGCTCGGTGGGACACCA ATTGGGAATTTCTTTGGTGGAATCCTCTCATATGGCCTTGGGTCaa TACACAATTCATCAATAGCTACATGGAagatcttcttccttttcttcggCTCCTTCAGCTTTGTCTTTGCACTTATTCTTGCCTATCTTATGCCCGACAATTATTCCAACGCTAGGTGGCTCACTCCACGCGAGAGAGAAGTCGCAAGAGACAGAGTGAGGGATAATCAGACTGTTTCCACGGATAATCACTGGAAATGGTCTCAATTTTGGGAAGCATTGAGAGATCCCCaaaccatcttcttctttgtgaCAGCTGT TGGTAACACCATGCCCTCAACATTTGCGAGTCAA TTTTCGAGCCAGATTGTACAAGGTTTTGGTTTCTCAGCCTTGCAAACAACGGTTATTTCTGCGTGTCCGGCCGCCGTCATCCAGCTTGGTACTTTCctcattttttcttatattgcTTCTCATCACAACAATATcaggcttcttctctcgaTTATAGTATCTATACCGCCCTTGATAGGTGCATCCTTACTGCATGTACTCTCCGATAGCAACCGAGCCGGCCGTCTCGCAGGTTACTATCTTACCTTCAC GCACACCATGTCATTTACCCTTAGTACCGGATTAATGGCTTCTAATTATGCAGGAAACACGAAAAAGTCGACTGCGTCTGGTATCATCTTCGCAGGCTGGGCCGCTGGACTCATTGCAGGCCCTC AATTTTTCCTCGACAAGCAGGCACCAGTCTACGACTTGGCCTTTAGAATGCTCA TGGGCTGTTATGCTTTAATGATCATTGTTCCGATTCTTCAGTACCTATGGTACAGGCATGAGAATAAGCGACGTGATGAGAAACTTGCTAGAGAGGGAGGTGGCACGGATGAGATACTAAGCACAGAATTTAGTGATAAGACTGACTTTGAGCGGTGGCAGACATTCAGGTACACTTTGTAA